One genomic segment of Musa acuminata AAA Group cultivar baxijiao chromosome BXJ3-3, Cavendish_Baxijiao_AAA, whole genome shotgun sequence includes these proteins:
- the LOC135585940 gene encoding protein KTI12 homolog, which translates to MALVVICGQPCSGKSTAAACLADALQAVDPKPTVRIIDESSLHLGRNQSYADMPMEKNLRGVLRSEVDRSLSKSSIIIVDSLNNIKGYRYELWCLARASGIRYCVVFCDTDEDSCREWNRKRGEMGESSYDTKIFEDLVRRFEKPDRRNRWDSPLFELFPSKDEIRESSPVIADAVSYLTKKVDSKSRDVRVLQPTIATQTAHTTDANSLYEMDRATQEVINMIVEVQSQGLAGAVNRISLGQHLPTINIQRPIGLPELRSLRRTFIKLTGQSSLSGPPPPSDADSAKRMFVDYLNREIGTW; encoded by the exons ATGGCTCTCGTGGTGATCTGCGGGCAGCCTTGCAGCGGAAAGTCGACGGCCGCGGCCTGCCTCGCCGACGCTCTCCAAGCCGTGGATCCGAAACCCACGGTCAGGATCATCGACGAGTCCTCCCTCCACCTTGGCCGCAACCAAAGCTATGCTG ATATGCCCATGGAGAAAAACTTGAGGGGTGTGCTTAGATCAGAAGTTGATAGATCATTATCTAAAAGCAGCATTATCATTGTGGACTCTTTGAACAACATTAAG GGTTATAGATATGAGTTATGGTGCCTTGCTCGAGCTTCTGGGATAAGATACTGTGTG GTGTTTTGTGACACTGACGAAGATAGCTGTCGGGAATGGAACAGAAAGCGTGGGGAAATGGGAGAATCTTCATATGACACAAAAAT ATTTGAGGATTTAGTGCGGAGATTTGAGAAACCAGACAGAAGGAACCGCTGGGATTCTCCACTTTTTGAATTATTTCCATCTAAAG ATGAAATAAGAGAGTCTTCTCCGGTAATTGCTGATGCTGTATCCTACCTCACAAAAAAGGTTGATTCAAAATCCCGAGATGTTAGAGTCCTTCAGCCTACTATTGCTACTCAGACT GCACATACAACAGATGCCAATTCCCTTTACGAGATGGACAGAGCAACACAG GAGGTGATCAACATGATTGTTGAAGTGCAATCTCAAGGTCTTGCAGGAGCTGTGAATAGGATATCTCTTGGCCAACATTTACCCAC CATAAACATTCAAAGACCAATCGGGCTGCCGGAGCTCCGAAGCCTACGGCGCACCTTCATTAAGCTCACAGGGCAGTCCAGCCTCAGCGGCCCTCCACCACCATCAGACGCAGATAGCGCAAAGAGGATGTTTGTGGACTACTTGAACAGGGAAATTGGCACTTGGTAA
- the LOC135586859 gene encoding uncharacterized protein LOC135586859 — protein sequence MSGEVAMNSFGERPQTWSGDSVSTPSELAYGRDGSWKDLGTSMSAISFGLAATAILISMFLVMAIFEHLIKPRASLLSSRHSATESSEMSQPHAQVHLQKFQHPVAVGTQYTADFSVLMPGQQYPTFIAQPAPLPCPREGIQWPPHDPHISFM from the exons ATGTCT GGAGAAGTTGCCATGAATAGTTTTGGAGAGAGGCCACAGACATGGAGTGGAGACTCTGTCTCTACTCCATCAGAACTAGCTTACGGCAGGGATGGCTCTTGGAAGGACCTAGGAACATCGATGAGCGCGATCTCATTCGGTTTAGCTGCAACCGCAATCCTGATCTCCATGTTCCTCGTCATGGCGATATTTGAGCATCTGATCAAGCCAAGGGCATCTCTTCTAAGTTCTCGGCACAGTGCAACAGAATCCTCAGAGATGAGCCAACCACATGCTCAGGTTCACTTGCAGAAGTTTCAGCATCCGGTAGCA GTTGGAACTCAGTACACAGCTGATTTCTCTGTGTTAATGCCGGGCCAGCAGTATCCTACCTTCATTGCTCAACCTGCTCCTCTTCCTTGCCCAAGAGAAGGGATTCAATGGCCACCCCATGATCCTCACATATCCTTCATGTAA
- the LOC135634110 gene encoding protein YLS7-like — MTMSSPKHFSARSIFNITASVGGLALFLIIASLVLVPSLLGSAFHDYLLGVDRYRMPDSVSLVNSQTEVLLLPPNHAQDGHNDTITRESSPDPDVPSSLADATKGVTDGMMVTKSESTSEAPNLTKVIQFGDLPSPAISNGSGKSDLGNSDDDLASSNDISAVVLPSSQSADSRLVDSRSCDLYSGKWIYDPAGPLYTNNTCPMITQMQNCQGNGRPDKDYENWRWKPERCNLPRFDARKFLELMRGKTLAFVGDSVARNQMESMLCILWQVEAPKNRGNRRMQRWYFRSTSTTIIRIWSSWLVHKTSETFQSVPDSVVKVHLDLPDEDFMEYLPKFDVVVLSSGHWFAKQSAYILNGTLVGGQLWWPKKAGKMQINNIEAFGVSVESCLTAIASHPNFTGLAIVRSYSPDHYEGGAWNTGGSCTGKVRPVSTVVRNGFTDVMHEKQVSGFERAVKRARAGSKLRLMDITEPFGYRPDGHPGPYRSPDPKKITKRGPNGEPPPQDCLHWCMPGPIDTWNEILLEVIRREFEDKQ, encoded by the exons ATGACTATGTCGTCTCCAAAACACTTTTCAGCGCGCTCCATTTTCAATATTACTGCGTCAGTGGGAGGGTTGGCTTTGTTTCTTATCATCGCTTCACTGGTGTTGGTTCCATCTCTCCTCGGTTCGGCCTTCCATGATTATTTGTTAGGTGTGGATCGATATAGAATGCCCGATTCTGTATCTCTTGTAAATAGTCAGACTGAAGTTCTGTTATTGCCACCAAATCATGCACAAGATGGCCATAATGATACTATCACTAGGGAATCTTCACCTGATCCTGATGTGCCGAGTAGTCTTGCAGATGCCACTAAAGGTGTTACTGATGGGATGATGGTAACGAAGAGTGAGAGTACCTCCGAGGCTCCTAATCTAACAAAGGTCATTCAATTTGGAGACTTGCCTTCCCCAGCTATCTCCAATGGTTCTGGTAAGAGCGATTTGGGAAACTCTGATGATGACTTGGCCTCTTCAAATGATATATCAGCTGTTGTTCTCCCTTCATCTCAATCTGCAGACTCTAGGTTGGTTGATTCTA GGAGTTGTGATCTTTATAGTGGCAAGTGGATCTATGATCCTGCTGGGCCATTGTATACAAACAACACTTGCCCTATGATTACACAGATGCAGAATTGTCAGGGAAATGGGAGACCTGACAAGGACTATGAGAACTGGAGATGGAAACCTGAACGCTGCAACCTTCCACGCTTTGATGCAAGGAAATTCTTGGAGTTAATGAGGGGCAAAACACTagcttttgttggggattccgttGCTAGAAATCAGATGGAATCCATGCTTTGCATTCTATGGCAG GTAGAAGCTCCCAAGAACCGAGGCAACCGTAGGATGCAACGATGGTATTTCAGATCGACCTCCACTACTATCATCAGGATATGGTCATCGTGGCTTGTACACAAAACCTCTGAGACCTTCCAGTCTGTCCCAGATAGTGTTGTGAAGGTTCATCTGGACCTTCCAGATGAGGATTTCATGGAATATCTCCCAAAATTTGATGTGGTGGTCCTTTCGTCAGGGCACTGGTTTGCGAAGCAATCTGCCTATATCCTCAATGGCACACTTGTTGGGGGACAACTCTGGTGGCCTAAGAAAGCAGGGAAGATGCAGATTAACAACATTGAAGCTTTTGGTGTATCAGTCGAGAGCTGCCTGACTGCCATTGCCTCTCATCCAAACTTCACAGGTCTAGCTATTGTTCGCTCCTATTCACCGGATCATTATGAGGGTGGAGCTTGGAATACTGGAGGTTCATGCACAGGAAAGGTGAGGCCTGTGAGCACAGTAGTAAGAAATGGTTTTACTGATGTGATGCATGAGAAGCAGGTTAGTGGCTTCGAGCGGGCAGTGAAAAGGGCCAGAGCTGGTTCAAAGTTGAGATTGATGGACATAACCGAGCCGTTTGGATACAGGCCTGATGGGCATCCAGGTCCATACAGGAGTCCTGATCCGAAAAAGATCACTAAAAGGGGACCCAACGGGGAGCCCCCACCGCAGGATTGTCTGCATTGGTGCATGCCTGGGCCGATTGATACCTGGAACGAGATTCTGCTAGAAGTTATTCGGAGAGAGTTTGAGGATAAACAATGA
- the LOC135634079 gene encoding extradiol ring-cleavage dioxygenase-like translates to MDTFFLSHGSPTLSIDESLPARWFLKSWRSKVFQAVPKAILIISGHWETDSPTVNVINGHNDTIYDFYGFPKPMYKLKYPAPGAPNLAKRVRELLQNAGFGQVKEDRTRGLDHGAWVPLMLMYPEADIPVCQLSVQTNKDATYHYNMGKALAPLRDEGVLIIGSGSATHNLRILNRESQNVEKWALDFDTWLTESLINGRHDDVNNYEEKAPNARKAHPWPDHFYPLHVALGAAGEQAKAELIHSSWSYAALSYSSYRFTTA, encoded by the exons ATGGACACGTTCTTCTTGTCGCACGGGTCGCCGACGCTGTCGATCGACGAGAGCTTGCCGGCGAGGTGGTTCCTGAAGTCGTGGCGGTCCAAGGTGTTCCAGGCGGTGCCCAAGGCAATCCTCATCATCTCCGGCCACTGGGAGACCGATTCTCCCACCGTGAATGTCATCAACGGCCACAACGACACCATCTACGACTTCTACGGCTTCCCCAAGCCCATGTACAAG CTTAAATACCCTGCACCGGGTGCACCGAACCTGGCAAAGAGAGTGAGGGAACTGCTACAGAATGCTGGCTTCGGCCAAGTAAAAGAGGACAGGACTCGCGGTCTCGACCATGGTGCATGGGTTCCGTTGATGCTCATGTATCCAGAGGCAGACATACCTGTGTGCCAGCTTTCAGTACAGACAAACAAGGACGCTACATACCATTACAACATGGGGAAGGCACTGGCCCCTCTTAGGGACGAGGGAGTACTTATAATTGGATCCGGAAGTGCTACTCACAACTTGAGAATCCTGAATCGGGAGAGCCAGAATGTCGAAAAATGGGCTCTGGACTTTGATACATGGCTCACAGAATCACTGATAAACGGGAG ACATGATGATGTGAACAACTACGAGGAGAAGGCACCCAATGCAAGAAAGGCACACCCATGGCCGGACCATTTCTATCCGTTGCATGTGGCCCTTGGAGCTGCAGGGGAACAAGCTAAGGCTGAATTAATTCATAGTAGCTGGAGCTACGCGGCTCTTTCTTATTCCTCATACAGGTTTACTACTGCATAA
- the LOC135634078 gene encoding receptor protein-tyrosine kinase CEPR2-like, which translates to MLKSAFLFHFLATLLLLLLLLLSLTPISSSLSPESKVLLEIKGQLNDPMNQLESWNESKSPCEFAGVHCDIGTGHVVGISLPSISLSGNMSPSISLLRSLVTLELGGNTISGVVPLALANCTSLRVLNLSTNSLSGLLPDLSALRNLQVLDLSTNGFTGEFPAWVGKLPGLVELGLAENDFDAGEIPESIGHLKNLTWLFLAQCNLRGEIPASIYGLTKLGTLDLSRNQISGQVSKAISNLSSLYKIELYQNNLTGEIPPELANLTLLREFDVSRNQLTGKLSPEIGNLKELTVFHLYTNSFWGELSRGFGNLEHLVSFSVYGNNFSGEFPSDLGRFSPLNKIDISENSFSGDFPRFLCHNKKLQYLLALDNDFTGQFPGSYAECKTLVRFRISQNGFTGGITSGIWGLPSAVIIDVADNEFIGGVSSDIAMSASLTQLYVQNNRFSWELPAELGDLPQLQKLFAFNNSFSGRIPSRFGDLKQLSSLHLEDNELTGTIPSELGLCDSLVDLNLAQNSLTGDVPATLALLNSLNSLNLSQNHITGSIPDGLQALKLSSIDLSDNQLSGRIPPDLLLIAGDEAFSGNKELCTDRAMHTEFSFCTLSHSHKDVTRKRMYLVITIAFAMIILFAGLIFVSYQSFELEEQNRRRDLEEGKDKDSEWMLESFYPTELVPEEIINLDEENLIARGGTGKVYRLDLSKNRGTFAVKAVVGTKVVTAEIDIMGKIKHRNILKLFACLTGRGSSYLVFEYMSNGNLYQALRREIKGGLPELDWNKRYKIAVGAAKGIMYLHHDCSPAIIHRDIKSSNILLDEEYEARIADFGIAIVVEGSESSCFAGTHGYIAPELAYCPKVTEKSDVYSFGVVLLELITGRGPTDPQFGGRDIVSWISSHVDGQNLAEVYDHRVPSSAEEDMGKVLKIAILCTTKLPSCRPTMREVVNMLIDADPCSVVNGVRSVSKNC; encoded by the exons ATGTTGAAATCAGCCTTTCTCTTCCATTTCTTGgccactcttcttcttcttcttcttcttctcctttctctCACTCCCATCTCCTCATCCCTTTCACCGGAATCCAAAGTGCTCCTTGAAATAAAAGGCCAGCTCAATGATCCTATGAACCAACTTGAGAGCTGGAATGAATCTAAATCTCCTTGTGAGTTTGCTGGAGTCCACTGCGACATCGGCACCGGCCATGTAGTCGGAATCTCTCTTCCAAGCATCTCTTTGTCAGGCAACATGTCACCGTCAATCTCTCTTCTACGCAGCTTGGTCACTCTGGAGCTCGGCGGCAACACCATCTCCGGCGTTGTCCCTTTGGCCTTGGCCAACTGCACGAGCCTTCGGGTCCTCAATCTCTCCACGAACAGCTTGAGTGGTTTGCTGCCTGATCTTTCGGCTCTGCGGAACCTGCAAGTTCTTGATCTGTCCACAAATGGCTTCACTGGAGAATTCCCTGCCTGGGTGGGGAAACTGCCCGGCCTGGTTGAGCTCGGCCTGGCGGAGAACGACTTTGATGCCGGAGAGATACCAGAGAGCATTGGCCATCTTAAGAACCTGACATGGCTGTTCTTGGCTCAATGCAATCTTCGAGGGGAAATCCCAGCCTCCATCTACGGGTTGACGAAGCTGGGAACGTTGGACCTCTCTCGCAATCAGATCTCAGGACAAGTATCGAAAGCAATATCCAATCTGAGCAGTCTCTACAAGATCGAGCTCTACCAGAACAACCTAACCGGAGAGATCCCACCCGAGCTTGCCAATCTCACGTTACTACGTGAATTCGATGTCTCCCGCAACCAGCTCACCGGGAAGCTTTCTCCTGAGATCGGCAACCTGAAGGAGCTAACGGTCTTCCATTTATACACAAACAGCTTCTGGGGTGAGCTTTCCCGGGGGTTCGGAAACCTGGAGCACCTCGTCTCCTTCTCCGTCTACGGGAACAACTTCTCCGGGGAGTTCCCATCCGATCTCGGTCGCTTCTCGCCGCTCAACAAGATCGACATATCCGAGAACAGCTTCTCCGGCGACTTCCCTCGGTTCCTGTGCCACAACAAAAAGCTGCAGTACTTGCTTGCTCTCGACAACGATTTCACAGGGCAATTCCCCGGATCATACGCCGAGTGCAAAACGTTGGTGAGGTTTCGGATCAGTCAAAATGGCTTCACAGGGGGGATTACCAGTGGAATCTGGGGATTGCCATCTGCAGTGATCATCGACGTAGCTGACAACGAGTTCATCGGGGGTGTATCTTCTGACATAGCCATGTCAGCTAGCTTAACTCAGTTGTATGTGCAGAACAACCGGTTCTCCTGGGAGCTCCCAGCAGAGCTTGGTGATCTTCCTCAGCTCCAGAAGTTGTTTGCATTCAACAACTCTTTTTCTGGTCGAATTCCGTCTCGATTCGGAGATCTGAAGCAACTGTCATCTCTGCATCTGGAAGATAATGAGCTCACAGGAACAATACCATCAGAACTTGGATTGTGTGACAGCTTGGTGGACCTCAACCTTGCACAGAATTCACTGACTGGTGATGTTCCAGCAACACTAGCTTTGCTGAACTCCCTCAACTCGCTCAATCTTTCGCAAAACCACATCACGGGCTCAATCCCTGATGGTCTACAAGCACTGAAGCTGAGCTCTATTGATCTGTCGGACAACCAGTTATCAGGGAGAATTCCACCAGATCTGCTGCTGATTGCAGGAGACGAAGCATTCTCCGGGAACAAAGAACTCTGCACAGACAGAGCAATGCATACAGAGTTTAGCTTCTGTACTCTGAGCCATAGCCACAAGGATGTAACGCGAAAGCGTATGTATCTCGTGATCACCATAGCATTCGCCATGATCATACTTTTTGCTGGTCTCATCTTTGTGAGTTACCAAAGCTTCGAGCTTGAAGAACAGAATAGGAGAAGAGATTTGGAGGAAGGAAAGGATAAGGATTCGGAATGGATGCTTGAATCTTTCTACCCAACAGAGCTGGTTCCCGAGGAGATCATCAACCTGGATGAAGAGAATCTGATTGCGCGCGGAGGCACCGGTAAAGTGTACCGATTGGATTTGAGCAAGAACAGAGGAACATTTGCTGTGAAGGCTGTTGTTGGTACAAAGGTTGTGACAGCTGAAATCGATATCATGGGCAAGATCAAGCACAGGAACATACTAAAGCTCTTTGCATGCTTGACCGGAAGGGGATCGAGTTATCTAGTCTTCGAGTACATGTCGAATGGGAATCTGTATCAAGCTCTGCGCCGGGAGATCAAGGGTGGGCTGCCGGAGTTGGACTGGAACAAGCGCTACAAGATTGCAGTGGGGGCAGCAAAAGGCATCATGTATCTCCACCATGACTGCTCTCCAGCTATCATCCACAGAGACATAAAGTCGAGCAATATATTGCTGGATGAGGAGTACGAAGCCAGAATTGCCGATTTCGGGATCGCCATCGTTGTGGAAGGATCGGAGTCGAGTTGTTTTGCTGGAACTCATGGTTATATCGCTCCAG AACTTGCATATTGTCCTAAGGTCACCGAGAAGAGCGATGTATACAGCTTCGGAGTAGTCCTACTGGAACTGATTACCGGCCGCGGCCCAACTGATCCCCAGTTCGGAGGACGAGACATAGTGTCTTGGATTTCCAGCCATGTCGATGGCCAAAATCTTGCAGAGGTTTATGATCACAGGGTGCCAAGTTCTGCAGAGGAGGACATGGGGAAGGTGCTCAAGATCGCCATCCTCTGCACCACCAAGCTGCCATCTTGCCGGCCTACCATGAGAGAGGTGGTGAACATGCTGATAGATGCTGATCCATGCTCAGTTGTCAATGGCGTGAGAAGTGTCAGTAAGAACTGCTAG